The Nostoc sp. NIES-3756 DNA window AATTGTACGCCTAAATCATTGGCTTCTTGTGTTGTAAATCGTCCTGTAATCACAGCCGAACCACCAGTAATGCCTGTAGCGGCAAATTCTATCCCAACAACCGGAGAACTGATGAGTTCATTATCTAAAAAGATCCCGATGCTACGCCCTGTACCTGCCAAATTTTTTGTTAATTGAGCGAACAGTTCACCACCCTTTTGGTCGAAACGAATCTCTACGTTCCAGTTATTACCCTGAGTGGGTTGCCCAGAAGCATCTTTGAGGTATTTCCCATCTAGGGGTGGGTTGGTGCTTTCAAATAACTCGGCGATCGCTTGATTATTTTTTTGTAAATCTTCTAAATTTTTATTAATTGCGGCTTTATCGTTACTTTTTCTTAATTCTTCTTGTTTGGCTTTGAGTTCAAATCGTGATGACTGAAAAGCTAAAAGTTGGGTTTCTGTCCCAGGTTTTTGTGTACGAAATTCTAGCTGTGCTGTTCCACCTAGCACCTGTTCTGCCTGTTCTGGGTCGTTTACACCCGGTAACTGTACTAGGATTTTATCCGTTCCTACAGTTTGGATGATCGGTTCCGAAACGCCGAGTCCGTTAATTCGTCCTTCAACAACTCTTTTGACTCCATCTAACTCGCGTTCGGTAATTTGCTTAATTTCCGCCGATGGTTTCACCTGAATTGTCAGCTGAGAACCTCCGCGTAAGTCCAATCCCAAAGGTATGGGAATTGTGAAAATCACCGTAATGGCGGCGATTAATAAAACTATAATCAACGCTAAAAGCGATCGCTGTCTCTGCATATCATAACTCGCAACTGACAAACGCTATAATAACGCTCTTTGTAAGAGTTATGAGCTATTCGTTAATGTTTTGAGTTCCAAAGGCGATGGTCTTCATGAGTGGAATAGGACTTTAGCTCTCATCCTGCCAATACAACACCTTCATACAGCAATTCGATAGGAAACTCAAGCCCAATACTGGATAAAGTGATAATATCCCCCGCAATATAGGGATAGTAAAGCCACATTCTGCCTTCGCCACGAGAGTAACGCTCAACAGAAATTGTTTCTGAATCAATTAAGATATACTCTTGCAAGCTAGGAATTTTCAGATAGTAATTAAACTTCTCTCCCCTATCCTTACCACTTGTTCCAGGAGAAAGAACTTCCGCAATTAATTTAGGTTTTTCAATAAATTGACGCGCGTTCAGGTCTTGGGGGTCACAACTGACTATGACATCGGGATAATAGTAGGGACTTTGAGGTGTGACTTGCACTTTCACATCTGACACATTTACCCGAAAGCCTCTAGAACGCAAATGAGGGTATAAGCTTCTGTAAAGATTAAGAGCAATATCATTATGGGGAATTGTACCACCAGTCATAGCAAAAACTTCGCCGTTGACATATTCGTAACGGCAGTCTTGCTTGGCTTCCCATTCAAGATATTCCTCGACGGTCATTTTTGGATGTTCTTGAGGAGTGGCTATCATAACGCCAATAATATCGGTGATGGGTATATGTGGGTAAGGATGTAGAGCCACACCCTTACACCTCCATACCCCTACATCCTAAACTCGCAACGCGATCATTTTCTGCACAGCTTCCACGATTTGTTCTGGCTGCACAATTGTTAATCTTTCCAAAGTACCGTTGTAAGGCGTAGGAATATCTTGAGATGATAGCCGCAATACAGGAGCATCTAATTCATCAAAGAAGCGATCGTTGATTGAAGCGATTAATTCAGCAGCAATACCCCCAGTCCGCATAGCTTCTTCCACAATGATCACTTTGTGGGTTTTGCGGATAGATGCACCAATTGTTTCTAAATCTAATGGCTTGAGGGATATTAAATCAATTACTTCTGGGTCGTATCCTTGTTTTTCTAAAGCTTTTACGGCTTGGACTACGTGATGACGCATCCGTGAATAAGTCAAAATGGTTACATCTTTACCACGTCGAACAATTTCTGCCTTGTCTAAAGGCACGAGATATTCTTCATCAGGTAAGTTTTCTTTGAGGTTGTAAAGCAGGACGTGTTCAAAGAATAGAACTGGGTTGTCGTCGCGGATAGCTGACTTGAGGAGTCCTTTAGCGTTGTAAGGTGTAGAGCAGGCAACAATCTTTAACCCTGGAACTGCTTGGAAGTAGGTTTCTAGACGTTGGGAGTGTTCTGCACCCAGCTGTTTACCCACACCACCAGGGCCACGAATGACTAAGGGAATCTTAAAGTTACCACCGGAAGTATAGCGCAGCATCCCCGCGTTGTTGGAGATTTGGTTAAAGGCTAACAGTAGAAAGCCCATGTTCATGCCTTCAATAATGGGGCGCAAACCAGTCATGGCTGCGCCTACTGCCATACCTGTAAAGCTGTTTTCGGCAATGGGAGTATCTAAAACTCTTAAATCACCATACTTTTTATATAAATCTTTGGTAACTTTGTAGGAACCACCATAGTGACCTACGTCTTCACCTAGAACGAAGACACTGGAATCACGCGCCATTTCTTCATCAATGGCTTCCCGCAGAGCGTTAAAGAATAGTGTTTCTGCCATTTAGACCTGTTATTACGACTATTATTTTAAAATCTTATCGTGCCATCGTAGCTAATATAGTTAGCGATCGCACTAGCTGAGAAAGTTGTTGTTTGTTGATTATGTTAAATCTGGTGATATGGCCGTCTAATTATATCTTTGTCTGTAACCATCAACTATAGGGGGTTACAGGTGAGAGGTAGTTAGGCTGGAAAACCTTTTATTGAAACACTTTATATCAGGCAACCGCTATACATGATCAGTTTTAATTACCAGCTTGAAAAATTTGTTCAGCTGTTAAATTCAACTCTGGAAATACTAAAGACTGGATACTGTCACAACCCCGGAATTTATGAATTTGATACTCCCCTTCATCCAAACAGCAAACTAAGATAGTAGGTTGTTTAGGCTTACCGATGAACTCCCTTCCACCTAACGCCGCATAATCTACAATCCAATATTCTGGGATTCCCATCTGTACCCTGCGGGAAGGGCTTCGCCCAACATTGAGTCATGGTTTTAGAGGTTAGGAATTAACTGCTATAGCCATCCTAAATCATTATTTCGCTTAGAAAATTTAAGTTATTTTTGGATCTGGTTGAGTACATAAATCTTCTAGTAGTTGTTAAAAAATAGAAAGCTACTAACCACTGACCACTGACCACTGACAATTGACTCTAACTACAAACTGGAGTATCAGTTACCTGAACTACCTGATTTTCAGGAAAACGTCTAGGTCTTCCTGGCTTACGTTTATGACGCTGATTAATAGATTTTTCGCTGGCGGCTGCTAGTTCTTCTGGTGTACATTTGAACAAGCGTATTGCGTCTAAATATTTTTTTGGTGTCATTGTCGGCTCAGTGCGTCCAGCTTCCCAATTGCGGACGCTAGTTTCACTTATGGCAAGCCTGAAGGCAACTTCTGCACGGCTGAGACCCGCACGCTCTCTCAGGACTTGCATATCCATATCTCATGCTCCCCTTGCAAACGTTAACTCTTTTACTAAACTGATTGACATTAAATATCAATCATTAAAATCAAAAATTTATTAACTATTTTCTTTATAATTCATAAGCGATCGCTTGACACTCTAGCAAACGAGGTAATTTATCGTGATTAACGTATCCAAACTATAAGCCTTGTTAGGTAGGGGGAGGAAATTTTACTATGCAAAAAAGGGTAAAGTATTTTACCTCACCCTTTAATCAGATATCACTATTAATAATTGGTATAAATTTCTGTCAAACTTATCTAAATGGAGTAGTACAGAGGAAAGGACTTGGCATCCTTGGGTTTGACATATACCTTTTGTTTTGGTTCTAACTGTAGCTCATCGTAGCGATCGCGTGTTAAATGAGCATTGACGACTTGTCCATCGTCTAGAGTTAATTCAACTTTGATTTCCCAGCCCAAATGTATCAGTCTGCTAACTGTAGCAGGTGTAGTTGTACCGTTAGCAAATTTCTCAATCAGCACATCTTGGGGGCGTAAAAATACATTTGGATGTTCTATTTCTAACTCGCTACTTTGGAATATCCGAGAACTGCTGGGTAGAACATTTACTGGGCCGATAAAACTCATGACAAAGGATGTGGCGGGGTTGTCATAAATTTGAGCGGGTGTACCTACCTGTTCTACACGCCCTTGATTCATGACCACGACTTCATCGGATACTTCCATTGCTTCTTCTTGGTCGTGAGTTACGAATACTGTGGTAACATGAACTTCATCATGGAGGCGGCGTAACCATGCCCGTAGGTCTTTACGGACTTTAGCATCCAACGCACCAAAAGGTTCATCCAGAAGCAATACACTTGGTTCTACTGCTAGCGCCCTTGCTAATGCTACCCTCTGTCTTTGACCACCAGAAAGCTGTGAAGGATAGCGATCGCCCAAACCACTCAATTGCACTAATTCTAATAACTGCTCAACTCGCCCTTTAATTTTATTAGCCGGAGCCTTGCGAATCTCTAACCCAAAGCCTATGTTTTGCCGCACAGTTAAATGCTTGAATAGAGCATAGTGCTGAAACACAAACCCAATATTGCGCTCTTGAACACTTTGGTTTGTGGCATCTTTACCTGTAAGAATGATTCTGCCACTATCTGGTGTTTCCAAACCAGCTATTAACCGTAGTAAGGTAGATTTTCCAGAACCAGACGGCCCCAACAGGGCTACTAACTTACCACTCTGGATTTCTAGATTTACCTCATCAACAGCTTGAAAGCTCCCGAATTGCTTGGATACGTTTTCAACTACTATGCCCACTGCCGTTATACCTCTGCAAATCTATCTACGGCGTACTGCTAGGATTACCGTGTTTTATTTATATCATACCTAAACGTAGTTCGACGTATGACTTTAAAAAAGATTTAATTGCCGCAACCACCACAATCAAGGGAACCACAATCAGCACCGCTACAATCAAAGGAACCACAATCAGCACCGCTACAATCGGGTAAACTACAGTCAGCACCGCTACAATCAGGAATATCAGAACAATCTGGACAATCAGAACAACTATCACTGCTGGAAGAGCCAGAACTGTAAGAATTTGATGACTTTTGCCTAGAGTATTTTGATTGTTCATCCCCTTCAGTTTCCGCGTCTGCTTGCTCTGTAGGCTCTGAATTTTCCATGTGTGACACTCTGCGCTTCATCTTATGCGCTTGTAAAGTTAGATTGGCTTGCTTACAAGCTTGAAACCGAGTGTGAGATTTCCCCCAAGCTGCGCTCAACCCTTCCTCCGCAATTACCCGTTTAATGTAGGCAGAGCAAGACTCACCTCCATACAATATCCGATGAGCGCAAACAAAGCCCTTGTGAGGAGAAATATGTTTTTGATATCCGGCGATCGCAACAATACCGATTTTCCTGGTAAAAGAGTCAAGTGAAGAAATTTGCATAGTAAGGGAGTGGGGGAGCAGAGGAGCAGGGAGCAAAGGGAAAAACTATGGACTATGGACTATGGACTTTTGACTAATGACTAATGACAGATGACCAATGACAAACAATATGTTAATCATTGGCTCTGCCCTATATTTCCCAAAAAGTTTGTATCGGAATATTAAGGAATATTGCATTTCTGACAAAACCGAGAGGTGGAGCGCGAAATCAGCCAAAAGACCGTGGTAGGATGCTTTCGGTAAATGTGAAGATTGGGAGACGACCTTTGACACTACGGGTTGCTGTTGTTGGGTCAGGCCCAGCTGGTTCCTCTGCTGCTGAAACACTAGCCAAAGCTGGGATTGAGACCTATCTGTTTGAGCGCAAATTAGATAATGCCAAACCCTGTGGGGGGGCAATTCCCCTATGTATGGTGGCTGAGTTTGACTTACCACCAGAGATTATTGATCGCCAAGTGCGGAAGATGAAAATGATTTCACCTTCCAACCGCGAAGTTGATATCAATCTAATAAAAGAAGACGAATATATAGGAATGTGCCGCCGTGAAGTCTTAGATGGCTTCTTGCGGGATCGAGCGGCAAAATTAGGGGCAAATTTAATTAATGCCACCGTTCATAAAGTTGATATACCAGGAAACAACACTGACCCGTACACCATTCACTATGTAGACCATAGTGAAGGCGGCGCACAAGGTGTTACCAAAACTTTAAAAGTAGATTTGATTATTGGGGCGGATGGGGCTAATTCCCGCATTGCCAAAGAAATGGATGCTGGGGATTATAATTATGCGATCGCCTTCCAAGAGCGCATCCGCTTACCCGAAGATAAAATGGCATATTACAACGAACTTGCCGAAATGTACGTTGGCAATGACGTTTCTACAGACTTTTATGCCTGGGTATTCCCCAAATACGACCACGTAGCTGTCGGTACTGGCACAATGCACGTTAACAAGGCCAGCATCAAACAGCTACAAGCTGGTATCCGCGCTCGTGCCAGCGAAAAGCTAGCAGGCGGTAAAATCATCAAAGTAGAAGCACACCCCATTCCAGAACATCCCCGTCCTCGCCGTGTTGTTGGTCGTATTGCCCTAGTTGGTGATGCAGCCGGCTACGTTACCAAATCTTCCGGCGAAGGGATTTACTTTGCTGCTAAATCTGGGCGGATGTGTGCAGAAACCATTGTTGAAGTTTCACAAAACGGTAGCCGCATTCCCACAGAAAACGAACTCAAGCTTTATCTCAAACGTTGGGATAAGAAATACGGACTCACCTACAAAGTCCTAGACATCCTGCAAACAGTCTTCTACCGTTCCGATGCTACCCGCGAAGCATTTGTAGAAATGTGCGCTGACTTGGATGTACAAAAGCTTACCTTCGACAGCTATTTGTATAAGACAGTTGTTCCTGCTAATCCTATCACCCAGTTGAAAATTACCGCTAAGACCATCGGTAGTCTCATCCGTGGTAATGCGTTAGCGCCTTAGAAAAACATAATTACTAATTCGTAATTCGTAATTCGTAATTAAACAGAGGGTGAGAGAAAGCGACCTCTATAGGTTGTGCTGTTATGGCTAGCTTCTAAATTCCCATACATAATGTAATTACGAATTAGCAATTACGAACTACGAATTGTTAATGGCACTCCCCAATTCCAAAAGGGAGTGCCATTTTATTGGCTAGTAGTTGAGTACATAAATTGTGAGGGGAAATTTGTTTGTAGTAAGGACTAAAGTCGTAAAAATCACAGCACTAAAGTGTTTACTACAAACTATCAAAACTTTTGCCCTCAACTACTAATTAATTTTGGTGTTGATTCGTAGCGATGTAAGTGTCATTCTGTAGGCTAAGTAGCTTAGGGGACTGTAGACGCATAGCAAGCGGCTGATCGAAGAGCATATCTCCCCAGATACTACACTACCTTGCAAACTGCATTTCCCTTAGTTTGACACATGATCTTACAAATTAATGAAATCAAGAATCTAGAGAAAATACTTTAGCCACTAAGATTTCATTCAACAACTGATGTAGTAGCCCCCTCGCTTGATTGTGGAACACTAGGTAATTCCAAGCAATATCCTGCGCCGTATACTGTTTTGATATAGCGTGGGTGGCGGGGGTCTGGTTCTAGCTTCGTCCTTAAGTGACGGATATGCACTCGAATGGTCTCAATGTCATCATCTGGGTCGTAACCCCAAACTTCCCGCAGAATTTCACTTGGGGAAACTGTCTGTCCGTGACGTTGTAGCAAACAGTGCAGCAATTCAAACTCCAAGTGAGTTAGTTTCACAGTTTGACCGAACCATATAGCCTCAAACCTTTCAGGAACTAAGGTGAGAGGGCCGTAGTTCAAAATTTCGCTGTGTTTGGCTGCTTGGGGAATGCGGTCAGTGCGTCGCAATAAAGCACGCACTCGCGCCAGCATCTCTTCCACCTCAAATGGTTTGGTAAGATAATCGTCAGCTCCGGCGTTGAAACCTTCTACCTTATCTTGAGTTTGGCTGAGAGCAGTCAACATCAGTACGGGGATTTCAGCTGTGCGTTCATCCCGACGCAGGCGTTGGCAAACGGTAAATCCATCTACTCTGGGAAGCATCAGATCAAGCATGATCAAGTCTGGTTGTAGCTGGAGAGCTAGGGCTTGACCTTTGATGCCGTCTTCAGCTTGACTGACATCGTAGCCAGCCATCTCTAGGTTGACAGCAACGAGTTCTGAAATCGCTGGGTCATCGTCTATTACAAGAATCCTTGGCATTCTTAAAAAAATATTACTACTTATTAAGGATAAATAAGAACCTTTGGTAGATACAAAGATTTCTGTCTTGATTATAAGAAAGATTTTAAATCTTACATAAACCTTAAAACTACTAGGATTAAGAAAACAAAACTAAATTACATAAAATTCTCAGCATGATATGTTTCCCTCCCTACAATCCTCCTTTATTTCTGAGAAATTGTGTTGTTACAACTGTCTACACTACTTTATGGGGGAAACGTAATTGGCAAGATACAATTCTTCATCCAAAGCCCACATATCACAAAAAAGTATTAATGGGTGGGCAAGATGTACTAATTTTTTTGTTTAATTGCCATACCTAAAAATCCTCACAGTACGATTGTAGGGACTTATGGTATTACAGGCGATCTAGAAAATGAATGGTTTTTAAGATTGCTGGGACTTAAAGCCTACTCACAAGGATATGCGATAGTTTTATTTGATTAACGTGTCTACAGTGAAACTGCTGAATTATCCCCAACGCTGACTTTTGATGGTTTATTTGAAGGTGAAGATTTTGTCATAATTGCGGCTGGTGCAGGTGCGATGGGATGTATTAGCAAATTTTGGTTTACAGGGCTTTCCTTGGGAAGACAACTGGCATTGTGGGTACTGAAAGCTGCGGCAGATTTCACCAAATATCAGGACTACTTTGGTCTGAAATATAGTGATATTAGCGATAGTACAGTGATTGCCCCAATTTAGATGCAGCGCGATCGCCTACTTATTTAGTTCGTCACCCCATTGGTAAGCCTTGGTTTTCCGTCTGTAGAAGCTTATTATGCAGCAAGCAATCCTCTACAACTGTTACCGGAGATATCAAAACCTAGTCTAATTATTTACGCTGCGGATAACCCTCTATTTCATCCAGACCTTGTTAGCGATTTACAAAGCGCTTGTAGCCGTAATCCTAATATAGATTTGCTGGTAACTCCTTGTGGTGGTCACATAAGATATCTCAATAGTAAACATGGGCAGAGACAAGCTCAAGACCATGATGTTTGGTGGGCTGAGAATAGGGTTTTGCAGTGGTTGAACTATAAAAGAAACAATTAATACTCATATAAAAAAGCCTGCAAAAGCAGGCTTTAATACAGAATATTAAAGGCACACAAGAAGAAAATCTAGCAGCTAGCTGCACCTTGTTTATCTAGTGATTGAATTAATTAGGGCTAGAATAGTGGTCACTTAAAGTTCTAATCAGGCTAGCTTCGACTAGACAGTTTTACTGTCTAGATAGATGCTGGCTTTTTTTAAGGTATTTACCCAAGAAGCCAACCGCTAATAGCCCTAGAATTGTTCCAGGTTCAGGAATTAGAGTTGCAGTCAAGCTACCACCAAGATCCAATCGACAACTTGGATTTGTAGGTTCGCTTTGGCAAACATCTGGTGAGACTTCGAGTGAATTATCATCTTTTAAAAAGATATTACCTTCTGGTATTTCTCGGCTTGAATCACCAAAGGTATAGAAGAATAATCCTTCTACGTCTGTATTGAAATCACTGCCTAAATCAAAACCATTAGGTGTGTCAAAGTTACCTGTTTGCAGTACGGTTCTAGTAGCTCTATCAAAATTGAAATTGAAACTATTACTTGAATTGGGAAAGCTGTAATCAAACTCCCTCAATAAAACTCCTTGAGGATTAAAGAAGGAAATAGCAAAACTATTTAGCTGATCCTTGGTGACAATATTGCTGCTAGAAGTATCATCAAAGCTAAACTGACCTTTAGCTGAGTAACCTTGGTTGCCTGTCCAAGAAAGTTTGAAAGCGGCTGCATCAGCTTGAGGAAGATTGGTGAAAGTAGCTACTGAGGTTAGGGCAGCAATAGCTACTGTTGTTTGAATTTGGTTAAAAATGCTTTTCATGTTGTTGGTTACAGCAATGGGTTTAGTTTTTTATTACCAAAACGCTGACTATACCTGAATAAGGTAAACAATAACAAAACAGATTCATGTGATTAAGTAAACACATGAAAGTCAGGCATGGTCTGTATTAGAATGCTTAGTTGCGAATAGCTAGATTGACTAACTTATGAGAATTGAACGCAGCAGGAGTTTTGATATGTATTAATAATTCACACAACTGCTTAGGGTGATTCTACCATTAGATTTAATTTAATTCTTTATGTTACTACCTATTCTTTAAATGAGTATACATAAAAAATAGATTTATGAAAAAACTATTTTAGTTCTAATATTTAAACCTTTCTTAAACTCTTTTTAATTAATACTTGATTTCTGAATAATATTTTATTTCTTTTCAACTACATATAGGAATTAACTAAGTTGAAAGCAAAAACTCCCTAGCTTATGAAAAAATTAGGGAGTTTAAATATATGTTTGTGCTTAATATTGATCAAGCTAATACAAGTATTCACTTTTTTGAAAATACTATGTAAGCAATTAAATGGTTAAATGACAGTAATTTTAGTGTTAAGTAGAACAGGATAAATAATTAAAGGCTCGTAGTGTTCGCGGAGCGAACAAAAAAGGACTAAAGTCCTCACTACGAACTGAATCCTAGTCTTTTTACATCACTTAACATAGTTTGTTTTTTTCAAGTCGTTCTACTTATTTAATTTTCTAATACTTTCAATAAGATTACAATAACCTATTTTGTCACTAAGTATTTGCCCTTAAATTAAGCATTACCAATGCTTAACCTAGATAAATTAGTTTCTTCAGTAACAAAGCATTTTATGTAACCAAATACTCCCATGAGCTTATCCAGACGTAAATTTTTCACATTAGCAGGTGCAAGTGCTGCTGGTACTATGTTGGCATCACCCTTAGAAGGTCTTCTTGCAAGAAAGGCTAATGGTCAACCTATATTTGGTGGAGGCTATGGGTCGCTTGTACCAGATCCCAAGGGCTTGTTAGATTTACCTGCTGGATTTCAGTACGTAACTTTTTCCAGGACAGGCGAACTCATGAGTGATGGTACTTTAGTACCCGGCGCTCATGATGGTATGGCAGCTTTTCCTGGCCCTAGAAATACAGTAATTTTGGTGCGAAATCACGAACTTGGTACTGGTTTTGATGGTTCAAGGACACAAGGCCCAAAACCTTATGATCCCATTGCTAAAGGTGGGACTACAACTTTACTTGTTGGTGCTAATCGTCAACTTATCAAAGACTTTGTTTCGTTAAGTGGAACCATTCGCAACTGTGCAGGTGGACTGACTCCTTGGGGTTCATGGATTAGTTGTGAAGAAAATGTCAGTGTACCAGATGCAACTAATGGGTTGCTAAAGAGACATGGGTTTAACTTTGAAGTTCCAGCTAATGCTACGTCTCCTGTAGATCCCATACCTCTGGTTGCTATGGGCAGATTTAATCACGAAGCTGTGGCGGTAGATCCTAAAACTGGGATTGTCTATCAAACTGAAGATTCAGGAAGTAGCCTTTTCTATCGCTTTATTCCAAAAGTACCAGGGAAGTTACAAGAAGGTGGCGTTCTGCAAGCTTTAAGAATAATTTCTAGATCTGAGGTTGATACTTCAAATGCTAGAGGTAACTTGTTTAAATTCAATGTTGGAGAAAAATTTTCTGTAGATTGGGTGACAATTGAAGAACCCAACCCAGCAGCAGATACTGTAAGAGTAGAAGGCCGTACTAAAGGCGCAGCTAGGTTTGTGCGTGGTGAAGGTATTTGGTACACCGAGAAAAATGGCAAGAGTGAGTTTTACTTTGTGGCTACCACTGGAGGCCCTGATCTGAATGATCCTAATGGTCTCGGTAGAGGTAATGGCGGTGGCCAAGTATGGCGCTACATTCCAGCTGATGAAACCGTTGAATTGTTTGTCGAGTCTACATCTAGAGTAGAACTCGATATGCCCGATAACATAGTTGTT harbors:
- a CDS encoding alkaline phosphatase PhoX translates to MSLSRRKFFTLAGASAAGTMLASPLEGLLARKANGQPIFGGGYGSLVPDPKGLLDLPAGFQYVTFSRTGELMSDGTLVPGAHDGMAAFPGPRNTVILVRNHELGTGFDGSRTQGPKPYDPIAKGGTTTLLVGANRQLIKDFVSLSGTIRNCAGGLTPWGSWISCEENVSVPDATNGLLKRHGFNFEVPANATSPVDPIPLVAMGRFNHEAVAVDPKTGIVYQTEDSGSSLFYRFIPKVPGKLQEGGVLQALRIISRSEVDTSNARGNLFKFNVGEKFSVDWVTIEEPNPAADTVRVEGRTKGAARFVRGEGIWYTEKNGKSEFYFVATTGGPDLNDPNGLGRGNGGGQVWRYIPADETVELFVESTSRVELDMPDNIVVSPYGDLILCEDGGGENYLRGVTPQGKLYNFARNALNDSEFCGACFSPDGKTLFVNIQSPGITLAIWGPWTSKRA